The following are encoded together in the Pseudomonas sp. IB20 genome:
- a CDS encoding di-heme oxidoreductase family protein: MFRSLFRLSAALMALSLAACDDAPRFTKAEPGEARAGGATTVNKRDQNAFSLPSANLAPTRRLDFSVGNSFFRSPWVIAPSTTTARDGLGPLFNTNACQNCHIKDGRGHPPLPDAPNAVSMLVRLSIPDTPALAKLIEQVGVVPEPVYGGQLQDMAVPGVVPEGKVRVDYTPVNVAFKDGTVVELRKPALQITQLGYGPMHPETLFSARIAPPMIGLGLLEAISDADVLRNTDPKTADKEALVGRANWVWDDAQQKTVLGRFGWKAGQPNLNQQNVHAFSGDMGLTTSLRPFDDCTDAQVACKQAPNGNGPDGEPEVSDNILRLVLFYTRNLAVPVRRGVNTPQVLAGKNLFYQAGCQGCHKPTFTTAANAAEPELANQVIRPYSDLLLHDMGPGLADNRSEFKAGGRDWRTPPLWGIGLTQTVSGHTQFLHDGRARNLLEAVLWHGGEAQTAQQHVLSFNAEQRAALLAFLNSL; this comes from the coding sequence ATGTTCCGTTCGCTATTTCGCCTGTCCGCAGCATTGATGGCTTTGAGCCTGGCTGCCTGCGATGACGCTCCCCGCTTCACTAAGGCAGAGCCTGGTGAAGCGCGGGCCGGCGGCGCGACGACGGTGAACAAGCGCGACCAGAACGCCTTTTCCCTGCCCTCGGCGAACCTGGCGCCCACCCGCCGCCTGGACTTCAGCGTCGGCAACAGCTTTTTTCGCAGCCCGTGGGTGATCGCGCCGTCCACCACCACCGCGCGTGATGGCCTCGGCCCGCTGTTCAATACCAACGCCTGCCAGAACTGCCATATCAAGGACGGCCGTGGCCATCCGCCGCTGCCCGATGCGCCTAATGCGGTGTCGATGCTGGTGCGCCTCTCCATCCCGGATACACCCGCCCTCGCCAAGCTTATCGAGCAGGTCGGCGTAGTGCCCGAGCCGGTCTACGGCGGGCAATTGCAAGACATGGCCGTGCCGGGCGTAGTGCCGGAAGGCAAAGTGCGGGTCGACTACACACCGGTTAACGTGGCGTTCAAGGACGGCACCGTGGTCGAACTGCGCAAGCCGGCCCTGCAAATCACCCAGCTCGGCTACGGCCCGATGCACCCGGAGACACTCTTCTCAGCGCGCATCGCCCCGCCGATGATCGGCTTGGGCCTGCTCGAAGCCATCAGCGACGCCGATGTGCTGCGCAACACTGACCCAAAAACGGCCGACAAAGAAGCCCTCGTGGGCCGCGCCAATTGGGTCTGGGATGACGCCCAGCAGAAAACCGTGCTCGGGCGCTTCGGCTGGAAGGCCGGGCAACCCAACCTCAATCAACAAAATGTTCACGCGTTTTCTGGTGATATGGGCCTCACCACGTCCCTGAGACCCTTTGATGACTGCACCGACGCCCAAGTCGCCTGCAAACAGGCCCCCAACGGCAACGGCCCCGATGGCGAGCCGGAAGTCAGCGATAACATCCTGCGCCTGGTGCTGTTCTACACCCGCAACCTGGCCGTGCCGGTGCGCCGTGGCGTCAACACGCCGCAGGTGCTGGCCGGGAAAAACCTGTTCTACCAAGCCGGTTGCCAGGGCTGCCATAAGCCGACGTTTACCACGGCCGCCAACGCCGCCGAACCCGAACTGGCCAACCAAGTGATTCGCCCCTACAGCGACCTGCTGTTGCACGACATGGGCCCAGGCCTTGCCGACAACCGCAGCGAATTCAAGGCCGGTGGCCGCGACTGGCGTACCCCGCCGTTGTGGGGCATTGGCTTGACGCAAACCGTCAGTGGCCACACTCAATTTTTGCATGATGGCCGCGCCCGCAACCTGCTCGAAGCCGTGCTGTGGCATGGCGGTGAAGCACAAACGGCGCAGCAGCATGTGTTGTCCTTTAATGCCGAGCAACGTGCCGCGTTGCTGGCGTTCCTGAATTCTTTATAA
- a CDS encoding imelysin family protein, producing MFRPKLLFTSLAALALGACSPQDPQAVTSAAIAKQVILPTYSRWVEADRQLAVSALAYCQGKESLETARADFLHAQKAWAELQPLLIGPLAEGNRSWQVQFWPDKKNLVGRQVEQLVIAQPQIDSAALAKSSVVVQGLSAYEYILYDAKTDIADEAQKARYCPLLVAIGERQKALAEEILASWNSTDGMLAQMTKFPNQRYADSHEAIADLLRVQVTALDTLKKKLGTPMGRQTKGIAQPFQADAWRSQSSLQSLQASLAAAQTVWAGVDNKGLRGLLPSDQKPLADKIDAAYAASLKLFAANPRTLNELLADDAGRQQLNDLYDSLNVVHRLHEGELAKALGIQLGFNANDGD from the coding sequence ATGTTTCGTCCCAAGTTGTTGTTCACCAGCCTTGCCGCCCTCGCCCTCGGCGCCTGCTCGCCCCAGGACCCGCAAGCGGTGACCTCGGCGGCCATCGCCAAGCAAGTGATCCTGCCGACCTACAGCCGCTGGGTTGAAGCCGACCGCCAACTGGCCGTCAGCGCCCTCGCCTACTGCCAGGGCAAGGAAAGCCTGGAGACCGCCCGCGCCGACTTCCTCCACGCGCAAAAAGCCTGGGCCGAGTTGCAGCCGCTGCTGATCGGCCCGCTGGCCGAGGGCAACCGCTCGTGGCAAGTGCAGTTCTGGCCGGACAAGAAAAACCTGGTGGGCCGCCAGGTTGAACAGCTGGTCATCGCCCAGCCGCAGATCGACAGCGCCGCCTTGGCCAAATCCAGCGTCGTAGTACAAGGCCTGTCGGCCTACGAATACATCCTCTACGACGCCAAGACCGACATCGCCGACGAAGCCCAGAAAGCCCGTTACTGCCCGCTACTGGTGGCCATTGGCGAGCGCCAGAAAGCCCTGGCCGAAGAGATCCTGGCCAGCTGGAACAGCACCGACGGCATGCTCGCGCAGATGACCAAGTTTCCGAACCAACGCTACGCCGACTCCCACGAAGCCATCGCCGATCTGCTGCGTGTGCAAGTGACCGCGCTGGACACCCTGAAGAAAAAACTCGGCACGCCGATGGGTCGCCAGACCAAGGGCATTGCGCAGCCGTTCCAGGCCGATGCATGGCGCAGCCAGTCGTCCCTGCAAAGCCTGCAAGCGAGCCTAGCCGCCGCCCAGACCGTGTGGGCCGGGGTCGACAACAAAGGTCTGCGTGGCCTGCTGCCTTCGGACCAGAAGCCATTGGCCGACAAGATCGACGCCGCCTATGCCGCGTCGCTGAAGCTGTTCGCCGCCAACCCGCGCACGCTGAATGAATTGTTGGCCGACGATGCCGGGCGCCAGCAGCTCAACGACCTCTACGACAGCCTCAACGTGGTCCACCGCCTGCACGAAGGTGAGCTGGCCAAGGCGCTGGGCATCCAACTGGGCTTTAACGCCAACGACGGTGACTGA
- a CDS encoding DUF1513 domain-containing protein — MLRRQALAIGSVLLSALTLGGWTLFKQKGLKGPLLLSARDDADGKHYAVGYQLDGKQVFATQVGQRCHDIINHPTLPIALFVARRPGTESYLINLRDGALLQTITSNANRHFYGHAVIHKSGDWLYATENDTSDPGRGLLGVYKFEGERLVHTGEISTHGIGPHQVSWMPDGETLVVANGGIRTEAESRVEMNLNAMAPSLVLMHRDGSLISKETLGQQMNSVRHMGIASDGTILTGQQFMGASQERSELLAIKRPGQPFVAFPVADEQLQAMGHYTASVAVHSELRLVALTAPRGNRFFIWDMDSGELRLDGPLPDCAGVGAVADGFVVTSGQGRCRFYDCRQTPLVAKPLELPSGFWDNHLHLV; from the coding sequence ATGCTCAGGCGACAGGCTTTGGCGATTGGCAGCGTGCTGCTCAGCGCACTCACGTTGGGCGGCTGGACGTTGTTCAAGCAGAAGGGGTTGAAAGGCCCGCTGCTGCTGTCGGCGCGCGATGATGCGGACGGCAAACACTACGCCGTCGGCTACCAGTTGGACGGCAAGCAGGTGTTTGCCACCCAGGTCGGCCAGCGCTGCCACGACATCATCAACCACCCGACGCTGCCGATTGCGCTGTTCGTCGCCCGTCGCCCGGGCACCGAGAGTTACCTGATCAACCTGCGTGATGGCGCGCTGCTGCAGACCATCACCTCGAATGCCAACCGCCATTTTTATGGGCATGCGGTGATCCATAAGAGCGGCGACTGGCTGTATGCGACCGAGAACGACACGTCCGACCCGGGCCGTGGGTTGTTGGGTGTGTATAAGTTCGAAGGTGAGCGGCTGGTGCACACGGGGGAGATTTCCACTCACGGTATCGGCCCGCATCAAGTGTCGTGGATGCCTGACGGTGAGACCTTGGTGGTGGCCAACGGCGGGATTCGCACCGAGGCTGAAAGCCGGGTGGAGATGAACCTCAATGCCATGGCGCCGAGCCTTGTCTTGATGCACCGCGATGGCAGCCTGATCAGCAAGGAAACCCTGGGCCAGCAGATGAACAGCGTGCGTCATATGGGGATTGCCAGCGACGGCACTATTCTCACGGGGCAGCAGTTTATGGGGGCGTCGCAGGAGCGCTCCGAGTTGCTGGCGATCAAGCGGCCGGGGCAGCCGTTTGTGGCGTTCCCGGTGGCGGATGAGCAGTTGCAGGCGATGGGGCATTACACCGCCAGTGTCGCGGTGCACAGTGAGTTGCGGTTGGTGGCGTTGACGGCGCCGCGGGGGAATCGGTTTTTTATCTGGGACATGGACAGTGGTGAGCTGCGCCTGGATGGGCCGTTGCCCGACTGCGCCGGGGTGGGTGCGGTGGCGGATGGGTTTGTGGTGACTTCAGGCCAGGGGCGTTGCCGGTTTTATGACTGCCGGCAGACGCCGTTGGTCGCTAAGCCGTTGGAATTGCCTTCGGGGTTTTGGGATAACCATTTGCATCTGGTTTGA
- a CDS encoding lipopolysaccharide kinase InaA family protein, whose product MAVECIAGSHVAPEERFDYFWRQQGEWVEEPNRRRGGESGVQRVMSPNGRLLYSKRQTGHIYRSVLHPFGRPTVLRERDALKGLRALDVRVPELVFCEARRDPQHQWKALLVTASLDGFDEIENWYAAGGREQYGECVHERVLKEVAGTLARMHKGRWQHGCLYIKHIFLRVTGEGDSANVEVALLDFEKCRQRLTAYRAASHDMQQLRRHSSWSDTDWKKLSYFYETAFGSAIKGLTR is encoded by the coding sequence ATGGCAGTTGAGTGCATAGCAGGCAGTCATGTAGCTCCCGAAGAACGCTTTGATTATTTTTGGCGCCAACAGGGCGAGTGGGTTGAAGAACCCAACCGCCGACGCGGTGGTGAAAGCGGTGTGCAACGTGTGATGAGCCCTAATGGCCGCTTGCTCTACAGCAAACGCCAGACGGGCCACATCTACCGCAGTGTGCTGCACCCGTTCGGGCGCCCGACCGTGTTGCGCGAACGCGATGCCCTCAAGGGCTTGCGTGCATTGGATGTGCGGGTGCCGGAACTGGTGTTCTGCGAGGCGCGTCGCGATCCGCAACATCAATGGAAAGCGCTGTTGGTGACGGCGTCTCTCGATGGTTTTGACGAGATCGAAAATTGGTACGCCGCCGGTGGCCGTGAGCAGTATGGCGAGTGCGTCCACGAGCGTGTGCTCAAGGAAGTGGCGGGCACCCTGGCACGTATGCACAAGGGCCGCTGGCAGCACGGTTGCCTGTATATCAAGCACATCTTCTTACGGGTGACGGGCGAGGGCGACTCGGCCAATGTGGAAGTGGCGTTGCTGGATTTTGAGAAATGCCGTCAGCGTTTGACCGCTTATCGGGCGGCGTCCCACGACATGCAGCAACTGCGGCGCCATTCGTCGTGGAGTGATACTGACTGGAAAAAACTCAGCTACTTTTATGAAACGGCGTTTGGCAGCGCTATCAAGGGTTTAACCAGATGA
- a CDS encoding class I SAM-dependent methyltransferase, with product MSTPIKLDFSEKYDDQHAKNYLLKHQDNLARRLSHKRDEQLARGALAMAGEPGLVLDLPCGAGRFWPLLAEKPNRVIIGADNSESMLKVATAAQPADVVKRVRPLQTSAFDIDLPDNSVDSIFCMRLMHHIGEPEHRLAILREFQRVTRDSVIISLWVDGNFKAWKRKRAEVKRRSKGEQGGYQNRFVLPAATVEAEFEQAGFRVQESLDFIPLYAMWRVYVLRKR from the coding sequence ATGTCTACCCCTATCAAGCTCGATTTTTCTGAAAAGTACGACGATCAGCACGCGAAGAATTATTTGCTCAAGCATCAGGACAATCTGGCTCGCCGGTTGTCCCACAAACGAGACGAGCAATTGGCGCGCGGCGCACTGGCTATGGCCGGCGAGCCAGGCCTGGTGTTGGACTTGCCTTGCGGGGCCGGGCGTTTCTGGCCGCTGCTGGCTGAAAAACCCAACCGTGTGATTATCGGGGCTGACAATTCCGAGTCGATGTTGAAGGTCGCGACCGCCGCTCAGCCGGCGGACGTGGTGAAACGGGTACGCCCCTTGCAGACATCTGCTTTTGATATCGATTTGCCGGATAACTCGGTCGACAGCATCTTCTGCATGCGCTTGATGCACCACATTGGTGAACCGGAGCACCGGCTGGCGATACTGCGGGAATTTCAGCGGGTTACCCGTGACAGCGTGATTATTTCGCTGTGGGTGGACGGCAATTTCAAGGCCTGGAAACGCAAGCGTGCCGAAGTGAAACGTCGCAGTAAAGGTGAGCAGGGAGGTTACCAAAACCGGTTCGTGTTACCGGCTGCTACTGTTGAGGCAGAGTTCGAGCAGGCCGGTTTCCGTGTTCAGGAATCCCTGGACTTCATACCGCTGTACGCCATGTGGCGAGTGTATGTATTGCGTAAGAGGTAA
- a CDS encoding sensor histidine kinase: MEFKQSLAQRIIIAFALMSALVAGAFAMGIVATVHLVEEKLISAGLGGDLQRLLLMDSVEDWSHRPEPDQLFYFSGGRGDFELPKDLRHLEPGFHEVFRESLSYHAMVEVVDGRRYVLLQDQSDFEERERVLFAVVLVGFVLSLALAVFLGWVLARKVMAPVVRLARQVRHRDQLLGLAPPLAPDYAADEVGELAVAFDATLGRLRQALSREQLFTSDVSHELRTPLMVLASSCELLLENPAIDQRGRNQVLRIARACEEMRELVQTFLMLARAKHDDAAMSPQVNLTQVAEDLLGIWREPIEQKGLELVYLPGNPLDTRYNTTFLHAVMGNLLRNALHYTEQGFIRLTLEPSGFVVEDSGVGIPEDKREAMFEPFVRGSEKRGEGLGLGLSLVQRICESQGWSVSLSTMEPHGCRFHVELSQAKP; encoded by the coding sequence ATGGAGTTTAAGCAAAGCCTTGCCCAGCGGATCATCATCGCCTTCGCCTTGATGAGCGCGTTGGTGGCGGGGGCGTTCGCCATGGGCATCGTTGCAACGGTACACCTGGTGGAAGAAAAGCTGATCTCGGCAGGCTTGGGTGGCGACTTGCAACGCCTGCTGCTGATGGACAGCGTTGAGGACTGGAGCCACCGCCCGGAGCCCGACCAGCTGTTTTATTTCAGCGGTGGGCGTGGGGATTTCGAGCTGCCCAAGGATTTGCGCCACCTGGAGCCGGGTTTTCATGAGGTGTTCCGCGAGTCGCTGTCGTACCACGCTATGGTCGAAGTGGTGGATGGTCGACGCTATGTCCTGCTGCAAGACCAAAGCGATTTTGAAGAGCGCGAGCGCGTGCTGTTTGCCGTGGTGCTGGTGGGCTTTGTGCTCAGCCTGGCGCTGGCGGTGTTCCTCGGTTGGGTGCTGGCGCGCAAAGTAATGGCGCCGGTGGTGCGGCTGGCCCGCCAAGTGCGTCATCGCGACCAGTTGCTGGGTTTGGCGCCGCCGTTGGCGCCGGATTATGCGGCCGATGAAGTCGGCGAGCTGGCCGTGGCTTTCGACGCCACCCTGGGCCGCTTGCGTCAGGCGTTGTCCCGCGAGCAGCTGTTTACCAGTGATGTAAGCCATGAATTGCGCACGCCGTTAATGGTACTGGCCAGCTCCTGCGAACTGCTGCTGGAGAACCCGGCGATTGATCAGCGCGGTCGCAACCAAGTGCTGCGAATCGCCCGTGCCTGTGAAGAGATGCGCGAGCTGGTGCAAACCTTCCTGATGCTGGCCCGTGCCAAGCATGATGATGCGGCCATGTCGCCGCAGGTCAACTTGACCCAGGTGGCCGAAGACTTGCTCGGGATCTGGCGGGAGCCTATCGAGCAAAAAGGTCTGGAATTGGTCTACCTGCCGGGTAATCCGCTGGATACTCGCTACAACACCACGTTCCTGCACGCGGTGATGGGCAACCTGTTGCGCAATGCCCTGCATTACACCGAACAGGGCTTTATCCGCCTGACTCTCGAGCCCAGCGGGTTTGTCGTGGAGGACTCCGGCGTCGGTATTCCCGAAGACAAACGTGAGGCGATGTTCGAGCCGTTCGTGCGCGGCAGCGAAAAGCGCGGTGAAGGCCTGGGCTTGGGCTTGTCGTTGGTGCAACGCATCTGCGAGAGCCAAGGCTGGAGCGTCAGCCTGAGCACGATGGAACCTCACGGATGCCGCTTTCATGTCGAGTTGAGCCAGGCTAAACCCTGA
- the colR gene encoding two-component system response regulator ColR, translating to MRILLVEDNRDILANLADYLGLKGYTVDCAQDGLSGLHLAATEHYDLIVLDIMLPGIDGYTLCKRLREDARRDTPVIMLTARDQLDDRLQGFKSGADDYLLKPFALSELAARIEAVLRRAQGGGRRALQVADLHYDLDTLEVTREGRLLKLNPVGLKLLAVLMQKSPHVLRREILEEALWGDDCPDSDSLRSHVHQLRQVIDKPFAKPLLQTVHGVGYRLAEGRDGV from the coding sequence ATGCGAATTCTATTGGTTGAAGACAACCGCGATATTCTGGCCAACCTGGCCGATTACCTGGGGCTGAAGGGCTACACCGTGGACTGTGCGCAGGACGGGTTATCGGGCCTGCACCTGGCCGCCACTGAGCATTACGACTTGATCGTGCTCGACATCATGCTGCCCGGCATCGATGGCTACACCTTGTGCAAACGCCTGCGTGAAGACGCCCGTCGCGATACGCCGGTGATCATGCTCACCGCCCGCGACCAATTGGATGACCGGCTGCAGGGCTTCAAGTCCGGCGCCGATGATTACCTGCTCAAACCCTTTGCCTTGTCGGAATTGGCCGCCCGCATCGAAGCCGTGCTGCGCCGTGCCCAAGGAGGTGGACGCCGTGCCCTGCAGGTGGCTGACCTGCATTACGACCTCGATACCCTGGAAGTCACTCGCGAAGGGCGGCTGCTGAAACTCAACCCTGTTGGCTTGAAGTTGCTCGCGGTGTTGATGCAGAAGAGCCCCCACGTGCTGCGCCGGGAAATTCTCGAAGAAGCCTTGTGGGGCGACGACTGCCCAGACAGCGACAGCCTGCGCAGCCACGTCCACCAATTGCGCCAAGTGATCGATAAACCCTTCGCCAAGCCGCTGCTGCAAACGGTGCACGGTGTGGGTTATCGCCTGGCCGAGGGTCGTGATGGAGTTTAA
- a CDS encoding LTA synthase family protein has product MGFLKTAPMRFLLLVTGAWLVVFLLTRSVLLLTHLDEVGVNLLPVFGVGLLYDLGFLAYAALPLGLYVLLCPPALWRRRGHRWFLQAVLTVSLFAMLFTSVAEWLFWDEFGVRFNFIAVDYLVYSDEVLNNLLESYPIGKLLSLLAMLAIVLSVVLRKPFNAAMNAPLPPLRGRLLNALGLLVVAGLSLQLISQDSPRAQGGNAYKNELASNGPYQFFAAFRNNELDYPQFYQSLPTEVVAKQLRAELSEPNARFIGSDPLDIRRAITNPGTLRKPNIVLVTIESFSAKYMGSNGDGRNLTPNLDALRKQSLYFNNFYATGTRTDRGLEAITLAIPPTPGRSIVKRIGRESGFASLGQQLSAVGYDSVFVYGGRGYFDNMNAFFSGNGYRVVDQSSVPETEISFKNAWGMADEDLYRQTLKLADADYAKQQPFLLQLMTTSNHRPYTYPDGRIDIKSGNGRDGAVKYTDHAIGEFLEAARQKPWFDNTIFVFVADHTAGSAGKEDLPITNYQIPLFIYAPKLIDARETAQLASQIDLAPTLLGLINLSYESTFFGRNLLQDNPLPPRVVVGNYQHLGLFDGKDLAILSPRLGLRRHDQALAESQELRVGSDDPLIQRAITYYQAASYDFKQQLLSWKAPKDEAPAFSVR; this is encoded by the coding sequence ATGGGGTTTCTCAAAACGGCGCCTATGCGCTTTTTGCTGCTCGTAACCGGCGCCTGGCTGGTTGTTTTCCTGCTGACCCGCAGCGTGCTGCTCCTCACCCACCTGGATGAAGTCGGTGTCAACCTGCTGCCGGTGTTTGGCGTGGGCTTGCTGTATGACCTGGGTTTCTTGGCCTATGCCGCCTTGCCGCTGGGGTTGTATGTGCTGCTGTGCCCGCCCGCGTTGTGGCGCCGCCGTGGCCACCGCTGGTTCCTGCAGGCGGTGCTGACCGTCAGCCTGTTCGCCATGCTGTTCACCTCGGTGGCCGAATGGCTGTTCTGGGATGAGTTCGGCGTGCGCTTCAACTTTATCGCCGTCGATTACCTGGTGTACTCCGACGAAGTGTTGAACAACCTGCTGGAGTCTTACCCGATCGGCAAGCTGCTCAGCCTGTTGGCGATGCTGGCGATCGTGTTAAGCGTGGTCCTGCGCAAGCCGTTCAATGCCGCGATGAACGCGCCGCTGCCGCCGCTGCGTGGCCGCCTGCTGAATGCCTTGGGCCTGTTGGTGGTCGCTGGCCTCAGCCTGCAACTGATCAGCCAGGACAGCCCGCGCGCCCAAGGCGGTAACGCCTACAAGAACGAGCTGGCGAGCAATGGCCCGTACCAGTTTTTCGCCGCGTTCCGTAACAACGAACTGGACTACCCACAGTTCTACCAAAGCCTGCCCACCGAGGTGGTCGCCAAGCAGTTGCGCGCCGAACTCAGCGAGCCCAACGCGCGCTTTATCGGCAGCGACCCGCTGGACATTCGCCGTGCAATCACCAACCCAGGCACCTTGCGCAAACCCAACATTGTGCTGGTGACCATCGAGAGCTTCAGCGCCAAATACATGGGCAGCAATGGCGATGGGCGCAACCTCACGCCCAACCTCGATGCCCTGCGCAAACAAAGCCTGTACTTCAATAACTTCTATGCCACCGGCACCCGCACCGACCGTGGCCTGGAAGCCATCACCCTGGCGATTCCACCCACGCCCGGGCGTTCGATCGTCAAGCGCATCGGCCGTGAAAGCGGCTTTGCCAGCCTTGGCCAACAACTCAGTGCCGTCGGTTACGACAGCGTGTTTGTCTACGGCGGGCGCGGCTACTTCGACAATATGAACGCGTTTTTCAGCGGCAACGGCTATCGGGTTGTAGACCAGAGCAGCGTGCCGGAAACCGAAATCTCGTTCAAAAACGCCTGGGGCATGGCCGATGAAGACCTCTACCGGCAGACCCTGAAACTGGCCGACGCCGATTACGCCAAGCAGCAGCCCTTCTTGCTGCAACTGATGACCACCTCCAACCATCGCCCCTACACCTACCCGGACGGGCGTATCGATATCAAATCCGGCAACGGCCGTGACGGCGCGGTGAAATACACCGACCACGCTATCGGTGAGTTCCTTGAGGCGGCACGCCAGAAGCCTTGGTTCGATAACACGATCTTCGTGTTCGTCGCCGACCACACCGCCGGCAGTGCAGGCAAAGAGGACCTGCCCATCACCAACTACCAGATCCCACTGTTCATCTATGCACCCAAGCTGATCGACGCCCGGGAAACCGCGCAACTGGCCAGCCAGATCGACCTTGCGCCCACTTTGCTGGGCCTGATCAACCTGAGCTACGAATCGACCTTCTTTGGCCGCAACCTGTTGCAAGACAACCCGCTGCCACCGCGTGTGGTGGTCGGTAACTACCAACACCTGGGCTTGTTTGACGGCAAGGACCTGGCGATCCTAAGCCCACGCCTGGGCTTGCGCCGCCACGATCAAGCCCTGGCTGAGAGCCAGGAGTTGCGCGTGGGCAGTGATGACCCGCTGATCCAGCGCGCAATCACCTACTACCAGGCCGCCAGCTATGATTTCAAACAGCAATTGCTGAGCTGGAAAGCGCCCAAAGATGAGGCTCCCGCCTTCAGCGTCCGCTGA
- a CDS encoding response regulator transcription factor, translating into MSDTLLLIEDDRPLAALTAEFLRAEGFTVAIEHRGDRAAQRIRDEQPALLILDVMLPGIDGFTLCRQIRDQYPGLILMMTALDENAEQLTGFNVGADDYVVKPVDPLLLLARVRSLLRRHPQAPRAYYQWGAFRLDLNSHFAWLNDTPLQFSVAEFELLAIFARHCGVLLTREKLLQSLRGLEYDGLNRSIDMRVSRLRKKLMSLECPVTIQTITAQGYLFVEIPQEAEHAG; encoded by the coding sequence ATGTCCGACACCCTGCTGCTGATAGAAGATGACCGCCCACTGGCCGCGCTGACTGCCGAGTTTCTGCGCGCCGAAGGTTTTACCGTCGCCATTGAGCACCGCGGCGACCGTGCCGCCCAGCGCATTCGCGACGAGCAGCCGGCGCTGTTGATCCTGGATGTGATGTTGCCGGGTATCGACGGCTTCACCCTGTGCCGGCAGATCCGCGACCAGTACCCCGGGCTGATCCTGATGATGACGGCCTTGGATGAAAACGCCGAGCAATTGACCGGTTTCAACGTCGGCGCCGACGACTACGTGGTCAAACCTGTCGACCCGCTGCTGTTGCTGGCCAGGGTCCGCTCGTTACTGCGCCGCCACCCGCAAGCCCCTCGCGCGTATTACCAGTGGGGCGCGTTTCGCTTGGACCTGAACAGCCATTTCGCTTGGCTTAATGACACGCCCTTGCAGTTCTCGGTCGCCGAGTTCGAATTGCTGGCGATTTTTGCCCGCCATTGCGGCGTATTGCTGACGCGGGAAAAACTCCTGCAAAGCCTGCGCGGCCTGGAATACGACGGGCTCAACCGCTCCATCGATATGCGCGTATCGCGCTTGCGCAAAAAGCTGATGAGCCTGGAATGCCCGGTGACCATCCAGACCATCACGGCCCAAGGTTATCTGTTCGTCGAAATCCCGCAGGAAGCTGAGCATGCTGGCTAA